CAGCCTGGACGGCAAAACCATCGCTACGGCATCATCTGACAAGACAGCGCGGTTGTGGAACCTGCAAGGGCAACTGCTGCAAGAATTCAAAGGGCATCAAGGCCTAGTCTTAAGTGTGAGTTTCAGCCCGGACGGCAAAACCATCGCTACGTCATCAGATGACAAGACAGCGCGGTTGTGGAACCTGCAAAGGCAACTGCTGCAAGAATTCAAAGGGCATCAAGGCGAAGTCTCAAGTGTGAGTTTCAGCCCGGACGGCAAAACCATCGCCACGGCATCAGAAGACGGGACAGCGCAGTTGTGGAACCTGCAAGGGCAACTGCTGCAAGAATTCAAAGGGCATCGCAGTGGTAGAGGTGTGAGTTTCAGCCCGGACGGCAAAACCATCGCCACGGCATCAGCTGACAGGACAGCGCAGTTGTGGAACCTGCAAGGGCAACTGCTGCAAGAGTTCAAAGGGCATCAAAACGTAGTCTCAAGTGTGAGTTTCAGCCCGGACGGCAAAACTATCGCCACGGCATCCTGGGACTGCACAGCGCGGTTGTGGAACCTGCAAGGGCAACTGCTGCAAGAATTCAAAGGGCATCAAGGCGCAGTCAATAGTGTGAGTTTCAGCCCGGACGGCAAAACCATCGCCACGGCATCAGTTGACGAGACAGCGCGGTTGTGGAACCTGCAAGGGCAACTGCTGCAAGAATTCAAAGGGCATCAAAGCGGTGTCAATAGTGCGAAGTTCAGCGCAGTCAATAGTGTGAGTTTCAGCCCGGACGGCAAAACCATCGCCACGGCATCATCTGACAACACAGCGCAGTTGTGGAACTTGCAAGGGCAACTGCTGCAAGAATTCAAAGGGCATCAAGGCCTAGTCTTAAGTGTGAGTTTCAGCCCGGACGGCAAAACCATCGCCACGGCATCATCTGACAACACAGCGCGGTTGTGGAACCTGCAAGGGCAACTGTTGCAAGAATTCAAAGGGCATCAACGCGGTGTCAATAGTGTGAGTTTCAGCCCGGATGGCAAAACCATCGCCACGGCATCTTATGACAAGACTATTAAACTCTGGGATCTAGATTTACACCCTTTAATGAGGCGCAGTTGTGATTCGGTACGCGATTATTTAACCTATAATCCTTTAAAAGATAATCCTGATGTCAGCGAGAATGACAGGCACTTGTGCGACGGTATTGGCAGAAAGTAGGGAGCAGGCTTGCCGTGAGCGTAGCCGAACGGGGGCAGGGGGCAGAGGAGCAGGGGAGCAGGGGAGCAGAGGAGAGTTTTTGTACAAGTTCTTTCCCCTCTGCTCCTCTGCACTCAAGCTTGTGAGAAATGCGGGCTATTGAACCTGATGCAGAGTAGGCGATCGCACTTTGGGAAAACTTCAGGGGCGATCGCCTTGATCGAGGAAAAGTGCGATTGGTATACTGAGAACAACTTCTAGAAAGGGCGATCGCATCATGACGACACGCGAACTCTTATTCCAGGAACTAGCAAACACATCCGATGAACTTTTGCTACCAGTGCTGCAATTTTTGCAATTTCTCAAAACGCATCCGATTCAATCTGCTGAACTTGAACTGGACACTTTGGAAACCATCATCAGTCTTCGGCAGGGATTAGCCGAGTTTGATCGCGGTGAAGGACTTCCTGCTACTCAAGCCTTAGAAGAACTGCGTCATCGACTCCAGATTCCCCCTCGCCCATGACTTATCAGGTTTTACTTCAGCCAACTGCGTTTCAAGACATAGAAAACATTTACCGTTGGACGTATGACAACCTAGATGCTGAAACTGCTAATCAATGGTATTACGACCTGCAAGATGAGATTGCCTCCCTACAATTGTTTCCCAAACGATGCCCAATAGCACCCGAAGCACAAGCGATTGGGCGAGAAATTCGTCAACTCCTCGTCGGTAAACGTAGACAATATCGAGTATTGTTTGTGGTTGAGGAGAATGTTGTAGCTATTATTCATATCCGCCACAGTCGTCAAGCACCTATTGAACCTGATGCAGAGTAGGCGATCGCGTTTCAGGAAACTTCAGGGGCGATCGCGCTTTGGGAAAACTTCAGTGGCGATCGCGCTTTGAGGAACGAAACCCAACATTTTCATTGATTTGTTGGGTTTTGCTTCCCTATGGGAAGCTACGCGAAGGTTTAACTCAACCTATAAAGTTTATGATTTTAATCAAGTGCCCAAAAACAAGATCCCCCTAGTCGTATTTTTCATCGAGCTAGGGGGATCACATATATGGTAGTCTATAAAAGATTCGGTATAGTTCCTTACGAATCGATTCTATAGCCTATATTTCAGTTTGGGTAGTATTACCTTTAGAATTTATAGTATTTTTACAGCTTCTTAATGAATGCTTCATCCCTGTTCTTCCCTAGAGAAGCGGTATATGTAAGTATGACAGTACGCAATGTGCGTAACTTGTCATTTTTGTGAGTATCTGTAAAAAATATGAAATTTAAGATTGTTGCTACCGTCGTTTTGTTAGCTTGTTTTGGGTTTGCAGAGCAGGCCCTGGCATTAAACCAGCTAGATTTAGATCAGTTGAAGGCAACAAGTGCCTGTCCCCGATGTAATTTGAGTGGTGCTGACCTCACTAAACTAAATCTAACTGGAGCAAATTTGCGAGGGGCTGACTTGAGTGGTGCAACATTATCTAAAGCTAATCTTACCAATGCCGATCTCACAGGTGCAAATTTAGAAGGTGCGATTCTGAATTCTGTCAATCTCATGGGTGCTTCCTTAACCGGAGCAAATTTGAAATCAGCATCTCTAGAATACGCTGATTTATCTTATGCCGGTTTCATCAGTGCCAATTTGGAAGCAGCAAACTTAAAAGATGCTAAATTGCAGTTTACTAATTTTCGGGGGGCTAACTTCCGACTAACAACTATGGCTAATGGTGTCGTCACCTCAGATATGCCTTA
The Nostoc punctiforme PCC 73102 genome window above contains:
- a CDS encoding pentapeptide repeat-containing protein — encoded protein: MKFKIVATVVLLACFGFAEQALALNQLDLDQLKATSACPRCNLSGADLTKLNLTGANLRGADLSGATLSKANLTNADLTGANLEGAILNSVNLMGASLTGANLKSASLEYADLSYAGFISANLEAANLKDAKLQFTNFRGANFRLTTMANGVVTSDMPYSWSSERQKTRECNDFKPENTPGTTCYSK
- a CDS encoding type II toxin-antitoxin system RelE/ParE family toxin encodes the protein MTYQVLLQPTAFQDIENIYRWTYDNLDAETANQWYYDLQDEIASLQLFPKRCPIAPEAQAIGREIRQLLVGKRRQYRVLFVVEENVVAIIHIRHSRQAPIEPDAE